The genomic window AAGCATAATTATCAGTATCATTTATTTGCCAAGATTGAACTGTTCCCAAACCGTTGGCTCCTGGGAAAATAGCCCATCCTGCAGGAATAGAAGCGCTTCCATCAAAACTCTCTGGGAATTGAGCATGACTAATGGCACTAAAGCAAAGTGTTAAAATTAATAGAGTAATTTTTTTCATAAAGTTTGTTTTTAGATTAATTGTCTAAAGTTACAAATATTTGCGTAGCTACCATGTTAAATTTACATTATTCAATTTTTAGCGATAAAAAGAGGCTTTATTTGTAATTTTGCAAAGTTTTATATGCGTTTATGAAGATAACCGAACAAATTAAGCAACCAATTGCATACGAGATGGAGCTTTTTGAACAGAAGTTTCAGCTGTCTATGGCAAGTAAGGTGGCTTTACTTAACAGAATTACACATTATATAGTTAATCGCAAAGGCAAACAAATGCGACCTATGTTTGTATTTTTGGTTGCTAAGATGTTGAATAACGGTGAGGTTAGTGAACGCACCTACAGAGGAGCTTCGGTTATAGAATTGATTCATACCGCAACCTTAGTACACGATGATGTTGTAGATGATAGCAACAGGCGTAGAGGTTTCTTTTCAATAAATGCACTTTGGAAAAATAAAATAGCAGTTTTAATTGGCGATTATTTGCTTTCGAAAGGATTGTTGCTTTCAATAGATAACAATGACTTTGATTTGTTAAAGATTATATCTGTAGCAGTGCGCGAAATGAGTGAAGGTGAATTGTTGCAGATTGAAAAAGCCAGACAACTTGATATTACCGAAGATGTGTATTACGACATTATTCGCCAGAAAACAGCAACCTTAATTGCGGCATGCTGTAGTTTGGGAGCAGCATCAGTAAAACCCAACTCAGATGAAGTGGAAACGATGCGTAAGTTTGGGGAACTTATTGGTATGGCATTTCAAATAAAAGATGATTTGTTTGATTATGGCGAAGAAAAAATTGGTAAACCAA from Winogradskyella sp. MH6 includes these protein-coding regions:
- a CDS encoding polyprenyl synthetase family protein codes for the protein MKITEQIKQPIAYEMELFEQKFQLSMASKVALLNRITHYIVNRKGKQMRPMFVFLVAKMLNNGEVSERTYRGASVIELIHTATLVHDDVVDDSNRRRGFFSINALWKNKIAVLIGDYLLSKGLLLSIDNNDFDLLKIISVAVREMSEGELLQIEKARQLDITEDVYYDIIRQKTATLIAACCSLGAASVKPNSDEVETMRKFGELIGMAFQIKDDLFDYGEEKIGKPTGIDIKEQKMTLPLIHVLNNCTKKEKSWLINSVKNHNKDKIRVKEVIAFVKSNGGLDYAISKMKDFQQEALKLLSNYPESPYKASLELMVNYVIDRKK